Proteins from a single region of Drosophila biarmipes strain raj3 chromosome 3R, RU_DBia_V1.1, whole genome shotgun sequence:
- the LOC108025410 gene encoding ATP-dependent RNA helicase glh-2 isoform X2: MKRATGAGGGVGGRPGPYDIRDRGANRGGNDFGGGRNDWGNNGNFGVGANNMLGFNNLPSLMNSGNFGNNQGGNSGNFGNNPGPSNFGNFGGGNNGGNSGNFGNNDGGNGGNFGNFGNNGGGNFGGNNGGGGGFNSGNNFNSPGGGNNFGNNGGSNFGGNNGGGFNNGGNFGSSSGGGNFGPIGGGRNNNNSGNFGNSGFGNFGGGNNMGNGGNGNFGGNNGGGGGFNNGSNFGGGNSIGGGGNFGPIGGGRGNDAEHYTIHMRGLPYTSFENDVFKFFEPIRPANVRINYNKKGLHSGTADAYFDTYEDSQVAMKRHREQMGSRYIELFYDGKTRGGINGNNGGNGGGNGGGMGMGNNGGGNGGGNFSRRI, translated from the exons ATGAAAAGGGCCACAGGCGCCGGCGGTGGTGTCGGTGGACGCCCGGGTCCCTATGATATACGTGATCGCGGAGCCAATCGTGGTGGCAATGACTTCGGAGGAGGTCGCAATG ACTGGGGCAACAATGGCAACTTCGGCGTTGGCGCCAACAACATGCTGGGCTTCAACAACCTGCCCAGTCTGATGAACTCGGGCAACTTTGGCAACAACCAGGGTGGAAATAGTGGCAATTTCGGTAACAACCCCGGACCCAGCAATTTCGGCAACTTTGGTGGCGGTAACAATGGCGGAAACTCCGGCAACTTTGGCAACAACGATGGCGGTAACGGCGGCAACTTTGGAAACTTTGGCAACAACGGAGGCGGAAACTTTGGCGGCAACaatggcggcggcggtggcttcaacagcggcaacaactTCAATTCTCCCGGAGGCGGCAATAATTTCGGCAACAATGGCGGCTCCAATTTTGGCGGCAACAATGGCGGAGGCTTCAATAATGGCGGCAACTTCGGCTCGTCGTCTGGCGGCGGCAACTTTGGACCGATCGGCGGTggccgcaacaacaacaacagcggcaacTTTGGCAACTCCGGCTTTGGCAACTTTGGAGGCGGCAACAACATGGGCAACGGCGGCAACGGCAACTTTGGAGGCAacaacggcggcggcggtgggtTCAACAATGGCTCCAACTTTGGCGGTGGCAACTCCATTGGAGGTGGTGGCAATTTTGGCCCCATTGGCGGCGGCCGGGGTAACGATGCCGAGCATTATACAATCCACATGCGGGGACTTCCGTACACTTCCTTCGAAAATGATGTGTTTAAG TTCTTCGAACCCATTCGACCCGCCAATGTGCGCATCAACTACAACAAGAAGGGTCTGCACAGCGGGACCGCTGATGCCTACTTCGACACCTACGAGGACTCCCAGGTGGCCATGAAGCGTCACAGAGAGCAGATGGGCTCGCGCTACATCGAGCTCTTCTACGACGGCAAGACCCGGGGTGGCATCAACGGAAACAATGGCGGCAACGGAGGTGGCAACGGCGgcggaatgggaatgggaaacAATGGCGGCGGCAACGGGGGCGGCAACTTCTCGCGACGCATCTAA